Proteins encoded within one genomic window of Chitinophaga parva:
- the fmt gene encoding methionyl-tRNA formyltransferase, with translation MADNLRIVFMGTPDFAVASLDILVKNNYNIVGVVTAPDKPAGRGLQLNESAVKKYAVAHNIPVLQPEKLKNETFLEELRALKADLQVVVAFRMLPEVVWDMPRLGTINVHASLLPDYRGAAPINWAVINGEKQSGVTTFKLQHAIDTGNILFSAAVPIRDDETAGELHDDLMHTGASLLLQTVEALASGNVQEMPQPEVADAKHAPKIFKEDCQVNWEKPVDAVYNLVRGLSPYPTAWTLLHDKTLKIFKAGKEHGQPKEAPGTPVSDKRTFLKFATPDGYLQVLELQLEGKKRMGVEEFLRGYRFE, from the coding sequence ATGGCAGACAACCTTCGCATTGTATTCATGGGCACTCCCGATTTTGCGGTGGCCTCTTTAGATATACTCGTTAAAAATAATTACAACATAGTGGGTGTGGTCACAGCCCCGGATAAGCCCGCGGGGCGTGGCTTACAGCTGAATGAAAGCGCCGTGAAAAAATACGCCGTCGCGCATAACATTCCGGTGCTGCAACCAGAAAAGCTGAAAAACGAAACCTTCCTGGAGGAACTGCGTGCACTAAAAGCAGACCTCCAGGTGGTAGTGGCCTTCCGTATGCTCCCGGAAGTAGTGTGGGATATGCCCCGCCTGGGCACCATCAATGTACATGCATCCCTGCTGCCGGATTACCGGGGCGCTGCGCCTATCAACTGGGCGGTGATCAACGGTGAAAAACAAAGCGGCGTTACCACTTTCAAATTGCAGCATGCTATTGATACCGGCAATATCCTTTTCAGTGCCGCCGTGCCCATTCGTGATGATGAAACAGCGGGTGAGCTGCACGATGACCTGATGCACACCGGCGCCTCCCTGCTGCTCCAAACCGTGGAAGCCCTGGCCAGTGGCAACGTTCAGGAGATGCCCCAGCCCGAAGTGGCCGATGCCAAACATGCGCCCAAGATCTTCAAGGAAGATTGCCAGGTCAACTGGGAAAAGCCGGTGGATGCGGTGTACAACCTGGTGCGTGGCCTCAGCCCCTACCCCACCGCATGGACCCTCCTGCACGATAAAACACTGAAGATCTTCAAGGCCGGCAAAGAACATGGCCAGCCCAAGGAAGCTCCCGGCACGCCGGTTTCCGATAAAAGGACCTTCCTCAAATTTGCCACCCCGGATGGCTATTTACAGGTGCTGGAACTACAGCTGGAAGGTAAAAAGCGCATGGGCGTGGAAGAGTTCCTGAGAGGGTACCGTTTTGAATGA
- the hemC gene encoding hydroxymethylbilane synthase, translating into MQQPIRIGTRESQLALWQAHRVQDLLNAAGHETVLVPIKSEGDIDLVTPLYEIGVTGIFTKTLDVALLSGRIDIAVHSLKDVPTQMPKNIVTGAVLERGPVKDILVYKDDVRWMQQADFVANIATSSTRRKAQWLRRFPQHQLHNLRGNVNTRLQKLADENWNGAIFAAAGLERIGLRPANSIELDWMLPAPAQGAVVAVCREDDKASRHACSTLNHAPTRLCTHIERDFLRALMGGCTTPISAYAYVTTNNIIHFNGEVCSPDGTQTLTVALNAPVADAYDLGKTAADELLAQGARDIVNLSRNAQ; encoded by the coding sequence ATGCAACAACCAATTCGGATAGGAACCCGCGAAAGCCAGTTGGCACTATGGCAGGCGCACCGGGTGCAGGATTTACTGAACGCCGCCGGTCATGAAACCGTGCTGGTACCCATTAAAAGCGAAGGCGATATTGACCTGGTGACACCCCTGTACGAGATCGGCGTAACGGGTATTTTCACGAAAACACTGGATGTGGCCCTGCTCAGTGGCCGCATTGACATAGCGGTACACTCCCTCAAGGATGTGCCCACCCAAATGCCTAAGAACATTGTGACCGGCGCCGTCCTGGAACGCGGTCCTGTAAAAGATATCCTGGTCTATAAAGATGACGTGCGCTGGATGCAGCAGGCTGATTTTGTGGCAAACATTGCCACGAGCAGTACCCGCCGAAAAGCCCAGTGGCTGCGCCGCTTCCCGCAACACCAACTACACAACCTGCGTGGCAACGTCAACACCCGCCTGCAGAAACTGGCGGATGAGAACTGGAACGGGGCCATCTTTGCCGCCGCCGGTCTGGAACGCATTGGCCTGCGCCCGGCAAATTCCATTGAACTGGACTGGATGCTGCCCGCCCCCGCACAAGGCGCGGTAGTGGCCGTGTGCCGCGAGGACGACAAGGCCTCCCGCCATGCCTGCAGTACGCTGAACCATGCCCCCACACGGCTTTGCACCCACATTGAAAGGGATTTCCTGCGCGCGCTCATGGGCGGCTGTACCACACCGATCAGCGCTTACGCATATGTAACCACGAATAATATCATTCACTTCAACGGGGAAGTATGCAGCCCCGATGGCACCCAAACCCTCACTGTAGCCCTCAACGCCCCCGTGGCAGATGCTTACGACCTGGGTAAGACCGCCGCCGATGAGCTGCTGGCACAAGGGGCGCGGGACATCGTAAACCTGTCGCGCAATGCCCAGTAA
- the hemH gene encoding ferrochelatase: protein MGATTHKAIILMNLGSPDSTEVPDVKRYLMEFLMDKKVIDYPYLLRLLLVGGIIVPRRAPQSAEAYKRVWLPEGSPLIVLTQQLQEAVQHALPDVPVTIAMRYGNPSPKAAYDELLARHPQLKEVILLPLYPHYAMSSYETAVDYAKEIHQKGKYAFKLTTIPPYFGNEDYIRAQAASMQPYLEQDYDYVLFSYHGVPERHIRKGDITHKHCLQVADCCHVDSPAHAFCYRHQVFVTSEKVAAALNIPEEKWGISFQSRLGKEQWLLPYTASRFTELPAEGKKKILVACPAFVSDCLETLEEIGMEGKHSFLESGGESFTMIPCMNLHPLWVQAIGKWCSQIIHA from the coding sequence ATGGGAGCTACTACACACAAGGCCATAATTTTAATGAACTTAGGATCGCCGGACAGCACGGAAGTACCGGATGTGAAGCGTTACCTGATGGAATTCCTGATGGATAAGAAGGTTATCGATTATCCATATTTACTACGCCTGTTGCTGGTAGGCGGCATTATTGTGCCGCGCCGCGCCCCCCAGAGTGCAGAAGCCTACAAGCGCGTCTGGTTGCCGGAAGGCTCTCCGCTCATTGTGCTCACCCAACAATTGCAGGAGGCTGTACAACATGCACTGCCTGATGTACCGGTGACCATTGCCATGCGCTACGGGAATCCTTCTCCCAAAGCCGCTTATGATGAATTGCTGGCCCGGCACCCCCAGCTCAAAGAGGTGATCCTGCTGCCGCTGTACCCGCATTACGCCATGTCTTCCTACGAGACGGCCGTAGATTACGCCAAAGAGATCCATCAAAAAGGCAAATACGCTTTCAAACTTACCACCATACCCCCTTACTTCGGTAATGAAGATTACATACGGGCCCAGGCCGCCAGTATGCAGCCTTACCTGGAGCAGGACTACGACTATGTATTGTTCAGCTACCATGGTGTACCGGAAAGGCATATCCGTAAAGGGGACATCACGCACAAGCATTGCCTGCAGGTAGCGGATTGCTGCCACGTGGACTCCCCGGCGCATGCGTTCTGTTACCGCCACCAGGTGTTCGTTACTTCAGAAAAAGTGGCCGCCGCGCTGAACATCCCGGAAGAAAAATGGGGCATATCTTTCCAGTCCAGGCTGGGAAAGGAGCAATGGCTGCTGCCTTACACCGCCAGCCGTTTCACCGAACTGCCGGCGGAGGGTAAAAAGAAAATACTGGTAGCCTGCCCTGCGTTTGTATCAGACTGCCTGGAAACCCTGGAGGAAATCGGCATGGAAGGTAAGCACAGCTTCCTGGAAAGCGGGGGCGAAAGCTTTACCATGATCCCCTGCATGAACCTGCACCCGCTGTGGGTACAGGCCATCGGGAAATGGTGCAGCCAGATCATCCACGCATAA
- a CDS encoding methyltransferase RsmF C-terminal domain-like protein, whose product MEFRDSNYLPAALLQSLEGLPGYHAAAFLATHLAGAAPTSIRLNPNKLPATAATAAVLEALSGADVLPVPWSRYGYYLPQRPSFTMDPFFHAGTYYVQEASSMFLEHAVRSLVPVDVPLRALDLCAAPGGKSTLLQATLSPGSLLVTNEIIKPRAALLADNMTKWGAANVVVTNNDPKDFAKLEGFFDLIVTDAPCSGSGLFRRDPEAVEEWSPGNVVLCSQRQQRILADVLPALKAGGTLIYSTCSYSREEDEDIMDWLLENFPLESVPLEVPAQWQVVTTESRVRKAVGYRFYPDQVQGEGLFLACFRKTDGATFQPKKQKQKEVSLSPAQRQVIMPYLQEGADLFLLPFQQEVLAVPSALAGDVALLQQQLYLRKAGVKIGQPTPKELIPDHELALSTIASKALPAVSLSKLEALQYLRKEDFRPGTDLKGWALMQYEGHALGWAKLLPNRMNNYYPKGLRILKEISPRDLE is encoded by the coding sequence ATGGAATTTCGCGACAGCAATTACTTACCGGCCGCATTGCTACAATCCCTGGAAGGTTTGCCCGGCTACCATGCCGCTGCTTTCCTGGCCACGCACCTGGCCGGCGCTGCACCTACCTCTATCCGGCTCAATCCTAATAAACTGCCTGCTACCGCCGCCACCGCAGCGGTGCTGGAAGCCTTATCCGGCGCGGATGTACTCCCTGTGCCCTGGAGCCGCTACGGCTATTACCTGCCCCAGCGCCCTTCCTTTACCATGGACCCGTTTTTCCATGCCGGCACTTACTACGTACAAGAGGCATCCTCCATGTTCCTGGAGCACGCGGTACGCAGCCTGGTGCCAGTGGATGTACCCCTGCGTGCACTGGACCTCTGTGCGGCGCCGGGTGGTAAATCCACCTTGCTGCAGGCCACACTTTCACCCGGCAGCCTGCTGGTGACCAACGAGATCATTAAGCCAAGAGCCGCCCTGCTGGCGGATAATATGACCAAGTGGGGCGCTGCCAATGTGGTGGTGACCAATAACGATCCCAAAGATTTTGCAAAGCTGGAAGGCTTCTTTGACCTCATTGTTACCGATGCGCCCTGCTCCGGTTCCGGTCTTTTCCGGCGCGATCCCGAAGCGGTGGAAGAATGGTCACCGGGCAATGTGGTGCTCTGCAGCCAGCGCCAGCAAAGGATCCTGGCCGATGTGCTGCCGGCCCTGAAAGCTGGCGGTACCCTCATTTACAGCACCTGCTCTTACTCCCGCGAGGAAGACGAGGACATCATGGACTGGCTGCTGGAAAATTTTCCCCTGGAATCTGTACCATTGGAAGTGCCGGCACAATGGCAGGTGGTCACTACGGAGTCGCGTGTACGAAAAGCGGTGGGCTACCGCTTCTACCCGGACCAGGTGCAGGGGGAGGGGTTGTTCCTGGCCTGTTTCCGCAAAACGGATGGCGCCACTTTCCAGCCAAAGAAACAAAAGCAAAAGGAGGTCAGCCTGTCACCTGCCCAGCGCCAGGTGATCATGCCGTATTTGCAGGAAGGGGCGGATCTTTTCCTGCTGCCTTTCCAGCAGGAGGTACTGGCTGTTCCAAGTGCTTTAGCAGGTGACGTAGCCTTATTACAGCAGCAGCTATACCTGCGCAAGGCTGGCGTAAAAATAGGCCAGCCCACCCCGAAAGAACTGATCCCGGATCACGAACTGGCGCTGAGCACCATTGCCTCCAAAGCCTTGCCAGCCGTGAGCCTCAGTAAGCTGGAAGCGTTGCAGTACCTGCGTAAGGAAGACTTCCGGCCGGGCACGGACCTGAAGGGCTGGGCCCTTATGCAATATGAAGGGCATGCCCTGGGCTGGGCTAAATTACTGCCCAACCGCATGAACAATTATTACCCGAAAGGATTGCGCATCTTAAAAGAAATTTCTCCGCGGGACCTGGAATAG
- the hemF gene encoding oxygen-dependent coproporphyrinogen oxidase, with the protein MAIKEQFTDFIHSLQDRICAAFEEIDGRAAFREDAWQRPGGGGGKTRVIADGAVFEKGGVSTSVVHGALPEAMAQQFGVTDSNFLAAGISLVMHPVNPFVPTVHANFRYFELYDASGDLKDSWFGGGADLTPYYLEESDGIHFHQAYKNACDPFGKDLYPKYKQVCDEYFINKHRGNEARGIGGIFFDYLRPDATVDAPTRLAFSKANGEAFLESYLPIVRRNKDKAYTDAHRNWQAYRRGRYVEFNLIHDRGTLFGLKTNGRIESILMSLPPVARWEYDYHPEPDSPEAQLLEYLKPRDWAR; encoded by the coding sequence ATGGCTATTAAAGAACAATTCACAGACTTCATACATTCCCTGCAAGACCGCATCTGCGCTGCATTTGAGGAGATTGACGGGCGGGCTGCCTTCCGGGAAGATGCCTGGCAGCGGCCTGGTGGCGGCGGGGGCAAAACGCGCGTGATAGCAGATGGTGCCGTGTTTGAAAAAGGCGGCGTGAGTACCTCCGTGGTGCATGGCGCCCTGCCGGAAGCCATGGCACAGCAGTTTGGCGTAACGGACTCTAATTTCCTGGCAGCCGGCATTTCACTGGTCATGCACCCGGTAAACCCGTTTGTACCCACTGTACATGCTAACTTCCGCTATTTTGAATTGTATGACGCCAGCGGTGACCTGAAAGACAGCTGGTTTGGCGGCGGGGCAGACCTTACGCCTTACTACCTGGAAGAAAGTGATGGCATCCATTTTCACCAGGCCTATAAAAATGCCTGCGATCCTTTTGGGAAAGACCTTTACCCGAAATACAAGCAGGTGTGCGATGAATATTTCATCAACAAGCACCGGGGCAATGAAGCCCGCGGCATAGGCGGCATTTTCTTTGACTACCTGCGCCCGGATGCAACAGTAGATGCCCCCACCCGGCTTGCATTTTCCAAAGCCAACGGCGAAGCCTTCCTGGAATCGTACCTGCCCATTGTGCGCCGCAACAAGGACAAGGCTTACACAGACGCACACCGCAACTGGCAGGCGTACCGGCGTGGCCGTTATGTGGAGTTCAATCTTATCCACGACCGCGGCACCCTGTTTGGACTGAAGACCAACGGGCGCATTGAATCCATTTTAATGAGCCTGCCCCCCGTGGCCCGCTGGGAGTACGACTACCACCCGGAGCCGGATAGCCCGGAAGCCCAGCTGCTGGAGTATTTGAAGCCAAGGGACTGGGCCCGGTAA
- a CDS encoding LysM peptidoglycan-binding domain-containing protein, whose amino-acid sequence MLKSIMTCAVLAVGSVTVAHAQDTLQVQGTTPNLFLEHTVRKGETFYSLSRSFGVPAKDIATANKLPFEKGVQIGAAVKIPLTAANFSQAANAAPGANLHPVYHRVAEKETLYRVSQNYNKVPLDNIRHWNNFSGDGLQKDSYVIVGFVKGSANGAALGHPAASAPAATAPASTPPPVAASTPVAKPQQGTPPPATPPAEASNTPEETPAAASTKPVAESTHTTAPPAVSTPANVPFETIYSQQTAGKDTKTEKGPAGWFKSNAVLNSGKYYALHNSAPRGTIIKVTNPLNGKFIYAKVLDAIPQLKQNAGLIIKLSDASMQALSTNDAKFYCELTYVE is encoded by the coding sequence ATGTTAAAATCGATCATGACATGTGCAGTACTGGCAGTGGGCTCCGTAACGGTGGCACATGCACAGGATACGCTGCAGGTGCAGGGAACCACGCCCAATCTGTTCCTGGAGCACACCGTCAGGAAGGGAGAAACTTTTTATAGCCTGAGCCGCTCTTTTGGTGTACCGGCTAAAGATATTGCCACAGCTAATAAACTGCCTTTTGAAAAGGGCGTTCAAATAGGTGCCGCCGTGAAGATCCCGCTTACCGCGGCTAACTTTTCCCAGGCAGCCAATGCAGCCCCGGGTGCCAACCTTCACCCCGTGTACCACCGGGTAGCAGAAAAGGAAACGCTGTACCGCGTAAGCCAGAACTACAATAAAGTGCCGCTGGACAACATCCGCCACTGGAATAATTTTTCCGGCGATGGTTTGCAAAAAGACAGCTACGTGATCGTAGGTTTTGTAAAAGGCAGCGCTAACGGCGCAGCCCTGGGCCATCCTGCTGCCAGCGCACCTGCTGCCACTGCACCGGCATCCACACCGCCGCCTGTAGCCGCCAGCACGCCGGTGGCTAAGCCCCAGCAAGGCACGCCACCTCCTGCCACTCCGCCAGCGGAAGCCAGCAACACGCCGGAAGAAACACCGGCCGCCGCATCCACAAAGCCGGTAGCTGAAAGCACGCATACCACTGCCCCTCCGGCAGTAAGCACCCCTGCTAATGTACCGTTTGAAACCATCTACAGCCAGCAAACCGCCGGTAAGGATACTAAAACGGAGAAGGGCCCTGCTGGCTGGTTTAAGAGCAATGCAGTACTGAATTCCGGTAAATACTATGCCCTCCACAACTCCGCACCCCGTGGCACCATCATTAAGGTGACCAACCCGCTGAACGGTAAATTCATCTACGCCAAAGTGCTGGATGCCATTCCCCAGCTGAAGCAGAACGCAGGCCTTATCATCAAACTGAGCGACGCCTCCATGCAGGCCCTCTCTACCAACGATGCGAAGTTCTATTGTGAGCTTACTTATGTAGAATAG
- the hemA gene encoding glutamyl-tRNA reductase — MQVSHSRDIANFYVVGINYKKTDAAIRGLFAINPSQYEQLLSHGKSAQLNDLFVLSTCNRTEVYGFADHAHDFMALLCKETNGDLEQFKQIAYSKSGEDAIRHLYQVGTGLDSQILGDYEIVGQIRNAAKFAKQHQSLGGFLERLVNSVVQVSKLIKNETSLSSGTVSVAFAAVRLLENRVPGIKDKKIVLLGVGKIGRNTAKNMVDYLGTSNITLVNRTAAAAEEFASAHGLQHAPIEELDPVLQAADVVLVATNSPQPTVLARHFENTSPKFVIDLSIPFNVEEKVRDLDHVELVNVDELSKVQDETLQMRQHEVPKAISMIDEHMQEFLYWYRMRKHAVVLKAVKDKLTEIHSKEIQQQKNSAGFQLEDIEEVSSRIIQKMINLMAGKVRRDTEKSDQYIALINDIFEAGVNQE; from the coding sequence ATGCAGGTCAGCCATTCAAGAGATATAGCCAATTTTTACGTCGTTGGGATCAATTACAAGAAAACAGATGCGGCTATCCGTGGTTTATTCGCGATCAATCCCTCGCAGTATGAACAACTGTTGTCCCACGGCAAAAGTGCGCAGCTGAACGACCTCTTCGTACTTTCCACTTGCAACAGAACAGAAGTCTACGGCTTTGCCGATCATGCCCATGATTTTATGGCATTGCTTTGCAAAGAAACCAACGGCGACCTGGAACAGTTCAAACAGATCGCTTACTCCAAGAGCGGCGAAGACGCCATCCGCCACCTTTACCAGGTAGGCACCGGGCTGGATTCGCAGATCCTGGGTGATTATGAGATCGTGGGCCAGATCCGCAACGCCGCCAAGTTCGCCAAACAACATCAAAGTCTTGGCGGTTTCCTGGAGCGCCTTGTGAACAGTGTGGTGCAGGTATCCAAACTCATTAAGAACGAAACATCCCTCAGCTCCGGCACCGTATCCGTGGCCTTTGCCGCCGTGCGCCTGCTGGAAAACCGGGTGCCCGGTATAAAAGATAAGAAGATCGTACTGCTGGGTGTAGGCAAGATAGGCCGCAACACCGCCAAGAATATGGTGGACTATCTCGGTACTTCCAACATTACCCTGGTGAACCGTACCGCCGCTGCCGCCGAAGAATTTGCCAGCGCCCACGGGCTGCAACATGCGCCCATTGAGGAACTGGACCCCGTGCTGCAGGCAGCGGATGTAGTGCTGGTGGCCACTAACTCACCGCAGCCTACCGTACTGGCCCGCCACTTTGAAAATACCTCCCCCAAGTTCGTGATAGACCTGTCTATCCCCTTCAACGTGGAAGAAAAAGTGCGGGACCTGGATCATGTGGAACTGGTGAACGTGGACGAGCTTTCCAAAGTACAGGACGAAACCCTGCAGATGCGCCAGCACGAAGTGCCCAAGGCCATCTCCATGATTGATGAGCACATGCAGGAATTCCTCTACTGGTACCGCATGCGCAAACATGCCGTGGTACTGAAAGCCGTGAAAGACAAGCTCACAGAAATTCATAGCAAAGAAATACAACAACAAAAAAACAGCGCTGGTTTTCAACTGGAGGATATAGAAGAGGTTTCTTCCCGCATTATCCAGAAAATGATCAACCTGATGGCAGGCAAAGTGCGCCGGGATACAGAGAAGAGTGACCAGTACATCGCGTTGATCAACGATATTTTTGAAGCCGGCGTGAACCAGGAATAA
- the hemE gene encoding uroporphyrinogen decarboxylase, whose product MSALQNDLLLKALRGEKTSRTPVWMMRQAGRFLPDYIKLRDKYSFFERCQTPELATEITVMPVDQVGVDAAILFSDILVVPQAMGLEVQLIEKTGPLLPHPIKTKEDLQRIQVPDVNDRLSYVFEALKMIKQTLNGRVPLIGFAGAPFTILCYMVQGKGSKTFDEAKSFCYQQPEVAHALLQMVTDTTIAYLREQIKAGADTVQIFDSWGGLLSPEAFETFSLQYIRQIVAALKDMAPVIVFAKGAWFALEEMAATGASGLGIDWSIKPHLARQFAGADVTLQGNFDPAALLAPIPEIERMTKQMLKDFGPHRHIANLGHGILPNVPVDHARAFIETVKGYQH is encoded by the coding sequence ATGAGCGCCTTACAGAACGATCTTTTGTTAAAAGCATTACGGGGAGAAAAAACCAGTCGCACACCGGTATGGATGATGCGCCAGGCCGGCCGTTTCCTGCCGGACTACATCAAACTGCGCGATAAATACTCTTTCTTTGAACGCTGCCAGACCCCTGAGCTGGCCACGGAAATCACGGTGATGCCGGTAGACCAGGTGGGGGTAGATGCCGCCATCCTCTTCTCCGATATCCTGGTGGTGCCCCAGGCCATGGGACTGGAAGTGCAGCTGATCGAAAAAACAGGCCCGCTCCTGCCTCATCCCATCAAAACAAAAGAAGACCTGCAGCGCATACAGGTGCCAGATGTGAACGACCGCCTCAGCTACGTGTTTGAAGCGTTGAAGATGATCAAACAAACACTGAATGGCCGTGTGCCCCTGATCGGCTTTGCCGGCGCACCCTTCACCATTCTTTGCTATATGGTGCAGGGCAAAGGCTCCAAAACCTTCGATGAGGCAAAAAGTTTCTGCTACCAGCAACCGGAAGTAGCCCATGCCCTGTTGCAAATGGTTACAGACACCACCATCGCTTACCTGCGCGAGCAGATCAAGGCCGGTGCAGACACCGTACAGATCTTTGATTCCTGGGGTGGCCTGCTCAGCCCTGAAGCATTTGAAACTTTCTCTTTACAATACATCCGCCAGATCGTGGCTGCGCTGAAAGATATGGCGCCCGTGATCGTATTTGCCAAAGGTGCCTGGTTTGCACTGGAGGAAATGGCCGCCACCGGGGCGTCCGGCCTGGGTATAGACTGGTCTATCAAACCGCACCTGGCCCGCCAGTTTGCCGGCGCTGATGTAACGCTGCAGGGTAACTTTGATCCCGCCGCACTGCTGGCGCCCATCCCGGAAATTGAACGCATGACCAAACAAATGCTCAAAGACTTTGGCCCCCACCGCCACATCGCGAACCTGGGCCACGGCATCCTCCCTAACGTACCGGTAGACCACGCAAGGGCGTTTATCGAAACAGTGAAGGGGTACCAGCATTAA
- the hemG gene encoding protoporphyrinogen oxidase gives MNKQHPVLVVGGGLSGLSLGYALRQQGVPYRVLEASGRAGGVVESLHRNGFELDAGPNSIAMAPELRTYFEQLGLQDQIVEAAAASKDRYIVRNNQLHAISPHPFKIMGSKFLSGGAKWKLFTEAFRKSKPASADESVADFVARRFGREIATYVFEPVLSGVYAGNINKLSIKEVMPMLVSWENQYGSVVKGLMKNKGAMGGRKIVTLRGGNASLTNKLAAVLGSDLQLNTKVTGVWQNAADESYELSVSVNGLVSVIKASQVVFTTPAYAAANALESMDHPLAAALRNIEYPAMGVLHLGYDRAALGKVPDGFGFLVPAAEQKHFLGMIYNSAIFPFKAPEGKALFTVFIGGANQQSVLQQPPENLQRQVITEVNELLGISAQPVMQQFQVWPHAIPQLNTGFDAVRQLTARFEAAHPGLYIAGNYSTGVAVPTIIRKADDLALRIKEKQ, from the coding sequence ATGAACAAGCAACATCCTGTACTCGTTGTGGGTGGCGGCCTTTCAGGGTTAAGCCTTGGATACGCCCTCCGGCAACAAGGTGTTCCCTATCGCGTATTAGAAGCTTCCGGCCGCGCCGGTGGTGTGGTTGAATCCCTGCACCGCAACGGCTTTGAGCTGGATGCAGGGCCCAATAGCATTGCCATGGCGCCGGAACTGCGCACCTATTTTGAACAACTGGGCCTGCAGGACCAGATCGTGGAGGCGGCCGCCGCCAGCAAGGACCGTTACATTGTGCGCAATAACCAGTTGCACGCCATTTCCCCGCATCCCTTCAAGATCATGGGCTCCAAATTCCTGAGCGGCGGTGCAAAGTGGAAATTATTTACCGAGGCTTTCCGCAAAAGCAAACCCGCCAGTGCGGATGAAAGTGTGGCCGATTTTGTAGCCCGCCGCTTTGGGCGTGAGATCGCTACTTACGTGTTTGAGCCCGTACTGTCGGGTGTTTACGCAGGTAATATCAACAAGCTGTCTATTAAAGAGGTGATGCCCATGCTGGTAAGCTGGGAGAACCAATACGGCAGCGTGGTGAAGGGCCTCATGAAAAACAAAGGAGCCATGGGCGGGCGCAAGATTGTGACGCTCAGGGGTGGCAATGCCTCCCTCACCAACAAGCTGGCCGCCGTGCTGGGAAGTGATCTCCAGCTGAACACCAAGGTGACCGGTGTGTGGCAGAATGCAGCAGATGAAAGCTATGAGCTCAGTGTTTCTGTAAATGGGCTGGTGAGCGTGATCAAGGCATCGCAGGTGGTGTTTACCACACCGGCCTATGCCGCCGCGAACGCGCTGGAATCGATGGACCACCCGCTGGCAGCGGCGCTGCGCAATATTGAATACCCCGCTATGGGTGTGCTGCACCTGGGATATGATAGGGCTGCATTGGGCAAAGTGCCGGATGGTTTTGGCTTCCTGGTGCCAGCCGCAGAGCAGAAGCATTTCCTGGGCATGATCTATAACAGCGCCATTTTCCCTTTCAAAGCACCGGAAGGCAAGGCCCTTTTCACCGTATTTATTGGTGGGGCCAACCAGCAGTCCGTGTTACAGCAGCCACCCGAAAACCTGCAACGGCAGGTGATTACGGAGGTGAATGAGCTTTTGGGCATCAGCGCACAGCCGGTCATGCAGCAGTTCCAGGTATGGCCGCATGCTATTCCACAGCTGAACACAGGCTTTGATGCCGTAAGGCAACTGACGGCCCGCTTTGAAGCAGCGCACCCGGGGCTTTACATTGCCGGTAATTACAGCACGGGCGTGGCAGTGCCCACCATTATCCGCAAGGCGGATGATTTGGCATTGCGCATCAAAGAAAAGCAATAG
- a CDS encoding uroporphyrinogen-III synthase, whose translation MPSKPFRILSTKVLSEGVAALAARDHVVLDMQDFIDITFLPAAAVHELMASIPEDAWVVFTSANASRSFASTGLQRPHWRVASLQGATKAALPEGMHLARTAPDAAALAALLVQEPGLQEVYFCCGDMRRDTIPQQLQQHNIHVFEKVVYHNTATPHRIRETYDAVLFFSPTAVKSFFAVNALPATTICFAIGSTTGAALQASTHNNIITADSPAAATLLQTAIDHLEHLYNSKA comes from the coding sequence ATGCCCAGTAAACCGTTCCGTATATTAAGCACCAAAGTACTTTCTGAAGGAGTGGCCGCCCTGGCGGCCCGCGACCACGTAGTGCTGGATATGCAGGACTTTATTGACATCACTTTCTTACCTGCCGCAGCGGTGCATGAATTGATGGCAAGCATCCCGGAAGATGCCTGGGTGGTATTTACCAGTGCCAATGCCTCCAGATCCTTTGCCAGTACGGGTTTACAACGCCCCCACTGGCGGGTGGCCAGCCTGCAGGGCGCTACCAAGGCTGCATTGCCGGAAGGCATGCACCTGGCACGCACAGCCCCGGATGCCGCCGCCCTGGCTGCTTTGCTGGTACAGGAGCCCGGCCTGCAGGAAGTATATTTTTGCTGCGGGGATATGCGCAGGGATACGATCCCGCAACAGTTACAACAGCACAACATTCACGTATTTGAAAAAGTCGTGTATCACAATACAGCCACGCCGCACCGCATCCGTGAAACCTATGATGCCGTACTTTTCTTCAGCCCCACGGCAGTGAAAAGTTTTTTTGCGGTCAATGCATTGCCTGCCACCACCATTTGCTTTGCTATAGGAAGCACTACCGGCGCAGCTTTGCAGGCATCCACTCACAATAACATCATCACGGCCGATAGCCCGGCTGCCGCTACCCTGCTGCAAACGGCTATTGACCATTTAGAACATTTATACAACAGCAAAGCATGA